A region from the Mercenaria mercenaria strain notata chromosome 7, MADL_Memer_1, whole genome shotgun sequence genome encodes:
- the LOC128558276 gene encoding uncharacterized protein LOC128558276, whose product MANNPFSCSECDTLASIKWLSTTTHVQDDITCKNPKGIFIPVDHNAASFVHEECDRPIRIRNTILLSVLLPISTITFTVLSLCKWQKYQQQKRYKKNMEEKIQQIQKNKLETKYLVFLSFSSFDYNFLNNNVYEPLKHHLQEKTGTDRDLICFGDKNFQLGKPFNDEMVLCLQESVVVMLLLSRNFCQSEFCRMEFDMALHMKKPFILMMKEELDEKEMVPSLQQLFKRNTRLLWERQGNNFHPRTSWDNVCNSILDLVP is encoded by the coding sequence ATGGCCAACAACCCATTCTCATGCTCTGAATGTGACACTTTAGCCTCAATAAAATGGCTTTCAACAACAACTCATGTGCAAGATGACATAACCTGCAAGAATCCTAAAGGAATTTTCATTCCTGTTGACCATAATGCTGCATCTTTTGTACACGAAGAATGTGACAGACCAATTCGCATCAGAAATACAATACTTTTGTCTGTGCTGTTACCGATATCAACTATAACATTTACCGTCCTTAGCCTGTGTAAATGGCAGAAGTATCAGCAACAGAAACGTTACAAGAAGAATATGGAGGAGAAAATTCAACAAattcaaaaaaacaaacttgagaCAAAATATCTTGTGTTCCTATCATTCAGTAGTTTTGATTACAACTTTCTTAACAACAATGTTTATGAACCACTGAAACATCATTTACAAGAAAAAACAGGAACCGACAGAGACTTGATTTGTTTCGGTGACAAAAATTTCCAACTAGGAAAACCATTCAATGACGAAATGGTTCTTTGCCTCCAAGAATCAGTTGTTGTGATGTTACTCCTTTCTCGTAATTTCTGTCAAAGTGAATTCTGCAGAATGGAGTTTGATATGGCCCTCCATATGAAGAAACCATTCATTCTCATGATGAAAGAGGAACTAGATGAGAAAGAAATGGTACCCAGCTTGCAACAGctctttaaaagaaatacaagatTATTATGGGAAAGACAGGGAAACAATTTCCACCCAAGAACATCCTGGGATAACGTGTGTAACTCAATTTTAGACCTAGTTCCATAA